A window of Geotrypetes seraphini chromosome 16, aGeoSer1.1, whole genome shotgun sequence genomic DNA:
GCCATACtcacttcctggcccatcccggaCTTTGGGCCCAACAGGGACAGACTCAGAGACGGAATCGGCTGCAGAACGCCCTCCTTCTGAGATATCCATGGCAGCTTCGGCATCCAGGTCATCGATGTGGCTGAAGATCCAGTCCACAGCTCGCTCCAAACTATTAGCCTACAGGAAGGAAGAGACACCACCACAGAAAGCcatgagagagacatgggatgtGCAGCCCATATgtgttctagtgacctggataggccaccgtaagtagtgctgcctgattcagggaaaaaattttgattcgattcggcctattgaatcgattttttgattcaattttcctgcccaattgggtgttttttcaaacatcctggtggatttattttacagcctcttcacccactccaccccttttgccctctcctggtgtaaacaaaataaactaacaaaaaagacttttcatcTCTGTGaaatcctagctcatgctcgcagtctaacaccagctctggcaggatacacatttcaaatctgacatactgtaatcacaacacagaaaataaaattattttttctaccttttgttgtctggtcattattcaaatcttgttggaccCAGGCTCTGCttctcttctgataactcgcttgctagggtctccttctttctccatgctatccatccatctctgtcctccccttccctcccccagaggtctggcatcttccgttttttcatctccatccacgcaGCTTCAGTGATGGaccccccaccatccccagatccaccatctctccttttctcaactaccatttcatccagcatctctccctctttccccaccaccccagggtcaaccagcactccctttctcttcccaactacccttctatcTAGTATCTCTATTCCCCATCCACCCCATCACTTGTGtcaaacttctctccctttctgttctttccctccctaaatcccgtTATCCACCATTATTTCTCCCCCAGtccaggggtttcgtcagccttaagcctgaagtcattatgcctttgtatagatccatggtgagaccgcacctggaatactgtgtgcaattctggaggccacattaccgtaaggatgtgctgaggctggaatcggtccagagaatggccactcggatggtctcgggactgaaggatctcccgtacgaagaacggttagataaattacagctatacttgctcgaggagcgcagaaagaggggagacatgatcgagacgttcaagtatctcacaggccgcatcgagatagaagaagatatcttctttttcaagggtcccacggcaacaagaggacacccgtggaaaatcagaggcgggaaactgcacggtgacaccaggaaattatttttcaccgaaagggtggtagatcacttgaatggtcttccacttcaggtgattgaggccagcagcgtgcctgattttaaggccaaatgggatcgacacgtgggttctattcgcaaagtaaaggcaggggagggtcattagggtgggcagactggatgggccgtggcccttatctgccgtcgatttctatgtttctatatgcatgTTTCTTTGAACACTCCTTACCTCCCTCCTTGTACTTCTACATCAgtgcctccctcccccaaaggccGGCCCTCCCGAAGGATTGCATggtccccccttctttgcagcgtccttcctgccccccctgaaggcctgcatgctcaccccttctttgcagcatcctccagcttccccccttgcctcccactcttaccttcagataatacgGCAGTCTACAGAGAGGttcgccagtgctgtagcgatccttgcaggctgccgtcatcctcagcagcatgttccctcttccGTGATCCTATCTCTAAtgtcagaggagagtcgggaccgcagcagaggaagcaTACTGCTGAGGACGATGGAAGCCTGCATGGATTGCTACAGCACTGGTGATCTTCTCTACAGGCTGCCGTATTATCTGAAGGCAAgaacgggaggccagggggggaagctggagaacATTGCAgtacttcccaactgaccctccctaaagcaggagcggtagcggcagtgctgctcctgctttaggagacctgaaggcacggggaggagggttggtcactgaatcgggaggctgattttttttttaaacgaatcagtttgaatcgattcacctgaagtgaatcggtaaatcgattcgaatcggaaatGCGGCAGCAATAACTGTGAGGTTGGCCtattgggctagatgaaccattggtctgacccagtaaggctattcttatgagatGCACGAGGAACTCACACATGACCACATGGATGTAGGGGGAGCCACATGAGGGACGGAGCCATCACATGCATACTTCGTGATAGAGCGAGTAAAGAGGGTGCAGCACTCAGTGGGACAAAGCAGATACAGGGCCCAAACATCTCACATGAGCCAGGGAAAATCTTAGAAAGGAAGGTGGGCGCTTACCGTGACTTTCAGAGCTTTCAGCGCTTGTTCCCGAGAGAATCCCATGGACACAATGGTGGCGATGCCATCTTCTGAAGGAGGGTCTGCTGAGGTAGTGGTGCTACCAGGGCCACTGGAGCCTGGCAGAACCAATGGGCTGCCAAAGTCTGTTGaaaagaagggcatagcagaGCATCAGAGTACGACATTCGCCAAATTCACGCCCAAGTCTTACTATATCAGGTGTGATGTCACTTTCCAATCCCATtcctcccccttctttttcctggggtgctctagaccagtgtttttcaacctttttacacctatggaccggcagaaataaaaaaattattctgtggactggcatcggtccgtggaccggcagttgaagaacactgggccagaccctgcccatctctacccaatgtccaccccagaccctgcccccataatagtactaattgcactcatctgtccgtggctttgtgcactgaatcagttaggaagaggaagctggctcgaagataacgctgcatcgatcacaccgtagaccggcggttgaagaacactgttttgggcctgatgcacatgctggccctgtggaccggcaggaaatttctgtggaccagaactggtccatggaccggtagttgaaaaacactgctctagactggTCCTGATCTCGATATTAACTGGGCCACCACATAACCATAACTTGTTTCCAAATGGAGTAACTGACTTAGATATGTAATCCTTtcttatttaataattttaaaattatgataatttccttgctgtatagcaagcactctctccattttataaatatgacagactgaattccatcaaaaggtataattaagtttagtataatccttcaaatttccagtaatatgttgaattttaaaaagatttgggggccactgattacatattctaatgatcagacaccttaaacacctttttattatataagaatataagtagggtgggattgggatatatgatatttgttttaattggtttattcctaatggatgggatgggtgggggaggggttctttttatgctttggtgattataaataagaatgtcaagtgatttgtgaaattcttgattgaatattatacacttgtaagatatgaaaacaaataaagatttaaaaataaattaatatccggatatataaataaaaaaccaaaaaatggtcttagagacatttggagcattgagataaagcatcaaattaatgcatctcaatggccacgactttggtcttggaggataaaatgtacggcgtcagcatctatgagacaaacttggttttttcttttgcatagaggtttatggacccctgttcgtttacaaaaaatagatagcactagatctaatagatgctggcactgtcatgtcgaagttgggacattagaccatcttttattcttttgtccattcatcttatcattctggaaatcaatttggcctcaaatcaataggatgttagaaaatccggtagccttgacatatgatactatattatttggaacaaccatgagagcaagaagtcaaatttcatcaagtaataacaaacttctatttattttaactggaatagcaatacaacaaataacattcaattggaaaaaccatgacaggttaaactacactttctggtggaattctgtatgccatatatacaaaatggaactcaccattgcaacacaaaaaggctatgtgagtaaatttcaaaaaatctggagaccattaacagatttctgtaatgaatgattaacttttcccaagatgctatttatttattgtaagaatgaaaattttataaataaaaatttaaaaaaaaaaaaaaaaaaaaaaaaaacttttcccaagataagatatttgaatagaggggaatggggtgggattttatttctgattattataaactatatcaatatttgaatgaattcacaataaagttgattttatgtattattgattgggagggagggaggggtaggggattattatattcaataagaattatataaatttagatttcttgcataatactagaactttatataatattaattttttttaaagaaatgttaaatttgatgttaatatgagttaatcaagtgtatatattcaagtttctaatgagtttatttggaacacttgttgtaacataagaaaatgaataaagatttataaaacaaaaaacaaaataataataattttacaaACTGATATACCATCTACAACTAGGCGGTTTACAGAGTATGAACATAAAAACTTAGGACTAAAGATCACAAAGCAAAATCTTAAAACCAACTCCTCTTACTCTACTTTGTAAAGAGAGTTGAGAGATGGGAGAGAGGCATCGTACCAGGTTATAGAAGAGTCCAATAAGGAAGTCGAAGGGTTAAGTCAGCAGGGACCTGCCAGTTTGCAGAGTGGAGGGGGTTTGGGCAGCGCTTTCTCGTTTTATGGTATTCAATAATGATGGATTGTGTAAGCCGAGAGGGTTCTTACCAGGGTCATCCATGTGCGACATGACCCAGTTCATGGCTGCCTCCACACCGCTGTTGCCAGTGAAGTACACTGCTTTCCGACACGCCTCCATGGGGAAACCCATCTCCACCAGCTGGATAATCACAGCCTCATCCAGAATGGGGGCTGTAGAGAGCAGGAAAAGAGATCAGAACTAGAAAGCCATGGCAGACCCCTCTCTGCACACAGAAGCAGACACATCCCGaggcacagacggggagaggagAGCAGTGAGAGGAAAAGAGCCACTAACATGTTGGAGAGGAGAGGTGAGGGGAGCAGAAGGAGTCGTCCTCATCGTTGCCATAGAAACCAAGGCTACCTTTGGGCTCATCCGGAGTGAGCAGGGGCGGGGGGGCGATGTCAGGCAGCTCCTCCTCACCAGGCTGCAACCCCTTGGCCCGCAGCTGCCCGATGTCCAGTTCATCCGGCATCTCTATGGAGACGTCTGCGAAGACAGAACACATCCCAGACACTGCAAAGACGCCCTTCTGGTTCAAGGGAGGAAGATTCCACATTACTACCCTCTCATCTACCGCCCGCACCCAGAGCCCCCCTTACCAAGTTTTTTGGGGACCCAATCAAGGCCAAAGGTGAactttttaatttgtatcaccaGGTAGTCCGGGAAAGAGGCAAACCTTGTTGTTCTGAAAGAGAGATACGAGAAAGGAAAAACGCAGAACACCACAAACAAGTAATTACTCCCGAGAAAAAAAACTAATAATACAGACCAAAGCGACAGCGTCTACGCTAAGGGACCAGGCCCACATTCACAATGAGTAGAGAGCATCAATAACCAGTCTCCACCTCCAAGAAAGAGTTAGCGAGTGCTTTGAAACCTTCCCCTCCATACCCTACATTACTCACTTTACAGCCAGGGATTTGGCCTGCAGGGCAGTGCTCCAGAAGTCCTCCACCTGCTCAGGGGCGCTAAAAGCCTCCAAACAAGCAGTGAATGGTATCTGTGCACGAACCAACTCTGGCAACGGCAGCTTCTCTTCCTCTGCTTGCTGCTTCTGCAACTCGTATTCCAGAAGATCCTCTGTGGAAAGGAATACACTCCATGAGCCTCTCAAATAATGTACGAGGATGGAGATGACGACATGCACAAAGGAAAACATCAGATGCAGAAAGGACTGGTAAAGCCTGGGCCAAGGAGACTGGATTGGCCTGAAGTCTTTACCTTTGTTGAGAGCGGCGTCCATAGGAACAGGCAGCTGTAGAATGTAATCCACCCTCTGAGTGTATTTCACCTTCTCAGTGGCCAAACACTTAATCTTCTCCTCTACTAGGAAGCGAAAAACTTGGCTTGGGTTTGACGAGCTGCGGCAGTTCCTCTGTGGAATCAGTAGTGGGCCCAAGAAAAAACAAAGGGAGCAGAGTTTCATTCCCACTTAGGAATCAGCACTTCTGGGCTCTATCACgcctcactcccctccccccctgccctaCCATCTGTCCCTGTACATCACGTTAACTGAGGCGGAAGAAGAATGGGGTGTCATGCTTCTCTCACCTCCACCATGTTGATGAAATGCAGAAAGAATTCCTGAGCATCCTGCTGGCGGTTGGTTGAAAATTCAGGGTGGCCTTTACCAATGAGAGCTTTAAACATGCGAGGAGCAATGCCATCCTGCTGACCCTGGAAAAGAGAGAGACAAGCAGAGGCTGCATGAGTGGATCACAGACTCCAGCAATGGTACTAGGTTTAGGGAGGTGGAAGAGATGGCTTAGTCACCTTTTGCTGCAGGCTTTGTTCCCCATTGCTGGAGCTTGGTGGAGGTGTCGAGTACTCCCCGGACAGGAGACCATTGCCCAGCTTGGCCCTGGTGGGAGAGATTCATAGCAAGGactagataaaaaaaaaaaggcagcttGAATTTGCAGAGCTGTTGCTCAATATCACTTACACCTGAACATTGAAGTCCTGCGTGGGGTCCGACGGGGCTTTCCCAAAGATGCCGTCTATCTTTTCCATGTACCTGAAGAGAGAGACAAACCTTGTCAGAACACGGAAGAAGCAAAAGGAAGAAGTGGGATTGTATGAGGCTGCTGAGCCAAGAACGATCTAGGCTTACCACGCAGGCCTTTCAACTATTTCAGAGAGTGACAACATTTCCATCATCCCAAAATCCATATTAAAAATATAGTCCTAACAGGAACAGATTTAGACAAAAAAACCTGGAGCTTTTTTGCTTTATAAGGATTATTTAATTTGCTCTGTTCCCGCCCACCCTTAGAAGAGAACCCAGGTTGCCACAGCTGATACTGGGCCAGCCACAAGCTTTGGACTCTGCATTTCAGGTATCCTAAACGGAGGGGAAGGATTCTGCGGGAGCAGGACAAATCAGAAGCCAAGAGTGACAAATGCATGAGAGAGAAGGACTGGCCACAGCGGGCGCTCTCACTTTCTCTGGAAGTCCGGGATGCTAAAAAGAATCTGCATAACGGAATTGAGATAGCAGCTGTTGCCAAGGTTGCACATGCCAGTATATCCTGGGCCAAAGAGAGGCTTCAGCTGCACTGCAGACTCCTGGATCAGCTCCCACTCCCCAATCCGCTGGTTCATATCGATCTCCAGCTCAGTCATGGTCTTGTCTGTCTGTGGGGCAAGAGCAGAGCCATGGATGTAAATAAAGGCAGTAACTCTCAGAGGCCCTCTTGAATGAGGGATGAATGCACGCCTTACCTTCTGCATTTTCATCATGTCTATACCAAAGTGAGACAGGTGTTCAGCTAGCTTTGGATCCAGCACCATGTCATCCTCATCATAGGAATATACATCTGGAAGAGAGATACATGAGAGAGCCTGTAACCTGCATTTCAGGTGATAGCACAGCTGCTTCCGTCTCTGTTCCGACTGCTTCTCTTACCTGCTCCATCAGGAGTGATTGTGCCAAGTTTCACAGCCAGGGGGTAACCCGTCTCCTTGTAATGTTGCACAGCGTGATTATTCCCACCACTCCCGTCAAAATAGCGCCGGCCACAGAGGATAGCTCCATCCGTGAGGTTCAGCCAGAGATTCTCCTTCAGCTCACACCTGGAACATTTCCAGCCACTGCAGATATCAGAGAGGCGAACAAGAGTGAGATCACCAGGGGAGAGAAGACAGGGGGCTGGAAAATTAATAGAGGTGCCCAGTGCACCAGAGCCTCACCAGGGTGGAACGCGAGTGGCAGAGTCCAACTGTTTCAGAGAAAAAGCATGCTTCGACACCTGCCGGACTTCCCCATCCCAGGCCTGCACTTCCTGCTTCCGGGAGGCAGAGTCTGCCGCCAAAATTGCAGTGATGGCACCAGTCACCTATAATCAGAAAATTGTGATGAGGGAAAGAAGAATTTTGCCTCAAAAATAGCACTGCAACAAAGCAATGAGATGTCAGAAAATCAACCAGTTACTTTATTGTGTAAATAATAAAAAGTCACGTAACGATAATGTCCATCTTGATTGCAAAATTTCATAAGAAATCCCAAGTGTGTGATAAGAGATAAAACTTAGTCTAGGACCACCCAAgtaggatcccagttttggcatcCGCAATGCCTCATCAGGGGATGAACAGACCATGCCCGTAGATAAGAACACAAGTCGGCAGGCAATATTATGAACATTCTGAAAGTGGAACGCATCTTTGGAGGCAAAAGCGTGCCAAATAataaaaagcctccaaagacgcGCCCAGAAGCCAGCCACAGCTCAAGCTTCCCAATGCACCCAAGTATGCAATTTACTGCATCAAAACCAAATGGAAGGGGGTTGGTCAGAAAGCCAATGGTTCATAATCCCCAGGATTTAACACTTGCTCGGACACAACCGTTCCCAAGCTGAAAACTGACCAGATAGGAGAAAATGACAAAATAACATAGCAGACGCAATGAAAGCAACTGGagtatctaaagcaggggtgtcaaagtccctcctcgggggccgcaatccagtcgggttttcaggatttccccacctTAAACAccttatcttaaataataaaatgctagcccgcgcatgcgcagtagcaaaccgtgttccctgatcccttttctgtagtggtgtggccgcacgactgcgcatgcgcgcttagaacGTCACTGCCAGAAGACGAACCGTCACAGAGCGAGGGAACGCCGAGTCCTGTGGCACATCCGGATTGTGAGCAGTCCTGCCTTCGGTCCCGTCCCTgttaaaccggctggcaataacaaagtcagatgccatgggttcttcccttttgccaaattactaaaggctctgccggtctcgatcctgaGGGCCTGGATCGAGactggcagagcctatagcgatttagtttcaagtttatttgttatttgattaatcgcctattacaattactaagcgatgtacacataataaaataaatttctaaaatgtacataaaATAGAGAGTAACATTAACAAGGGTATAAAAtcatcaaaaacaaacaaatttaaacaaggtaaataatacaaaaacaagcaaacaataggacaaaaggggaagaaatacaatgttcgataggaaagaatcaacagTTAAGGTAAAACACAAAAGGAATGGGAGGACAAATAAATAATTGAAGATCCAAAATGCATAAAAGAgcaattaacatttcaattaggtattgaacgcatctttaaaaagaaagctcttaagttgactcttacatttttccaaattcttctcctctcttaaataaagtgggagtgaattccaagtctGTGGCACTGTTTCAGTACAAATGAATTGCCTtcgagtgttaataattttaagagaaggaatgaccaacaaaagttggtcattagatcttaaaaatttaggagaattatatggaattaaaactttgtaaataaaagcaggggttttatataataatgatttaaatgggatgtctggcttcgttattgccagccggtttagtgggaccgaaggcagggctgctcacaatccagatGCACCGCTGGCTCatcactcccccctccttccagcggCCGCCAAacactgccttcctccctgccatgatcctcaAGGCCTGAACTGCAAGTTTGAAGGTAGggcacggacggtttgagaatgagggagagaacaacgcagccagacggaccgcgggaagggaaggggggggggaggagggtttcgagggagccggctggcggctcctctctcatcttccgacataatataagtgcagctcatgagaggagccgcggcggcggctttgaaaacggctcccttagttcttcgctgcatttttttttaaagtttaaaactgctgccgtggctcctctcacgatcccggcctgtgtcagagaaggcttccgacgcaggccagatcgtgagaggagccgcgtaggcatctttaaacttaaaaaaaaaaatccagcaaagaactaagggagccgttttatctccatgctgctacgaaggaacaggtgagggggagggaaatgctgatgcacagggagcaggcaggcatggcagggaagcagggggagagggaaaggggctgctttgggggtaggggtgtgctgggccagacagcaatcataggggggaaacagaagggggccacggagcaggcaggcatggcacaaaagggggcaggggcattgggaaactgggctgctttgggggggaagggtgttctgggggcacacaccaatcatgccggggaagagaagggggccacagagagataggcaggcatggcgcaatggagaaatacaggcaggcagggcgcaagacagagacacagacagaaagaatgacagacagacagacagacagcatccaagcacagagagagaaaggaaaaaaaaaaaaacagtcgtctactctagcacccattgcacagggggagaacgaaagagatgctgatggacagggggggaggtaaaacaaatggagaagggctgctgctgcataaggagagcagtgaaggggtggtggtggacacaggggaggtaaaaggaagggaaaatggacagggggagcaggcaaggggtggtgatggacagccaaggaaaaataaaggcagaaagaaagaaagcggctaaggagagagagagaaaaaaagacagacacacacacatatgttctagcacccgttaatgtaacgggcttaaagactaattaATATATAAGATATaggtagggtgggattgggatatatgatgtttgttaattgatttattattagtggatggggtgggtggggagggattcttttatactttaatgattataagtaagattgtcaagtgatttgtaaaagtTTTTTTTGATTGAATAATATACATTGTaagatgtgaaaatgaataaagattaaaaaaaaaaaaaaggatttccccaatgaatatgcttgagatctatttgcatgcactgctttcaatgcatattaattgaaaatccttaaaacccgactggattgcggccctcgaggaaggactttgacacccctgatctaaagcctTACTCAAAAAGAGAGCCATCTCTTTACTGTGACTTTTTATTATTTACACAATAAACTGTTTGGTTGATTTTctgacatctcatttgcctccctATGCTGTGTTGATGAGGAAAGGAAGACAGTCACAGCCATTCCACTGAAACCGTTCATGAATTAAATGAAAAGAAAACCACAGAAACATTTTATCCCCGTGTCCCCTAATAATACCTACCCTGTCCCGCACTAAATCTGGCAGCTCCGGCAGCCCATCGCGGGGGATCTGCAGGTGTTCTGGCAGGATCACCAACTTCACCTCCTCATCATACTCAAACTTCTCCTCAGTGACATCAAAGCCACCTTCCACCCCTGCAGTTGGAGACAAAGAGGCGGTAATGCAGgcatgagacagagacagaccGACAGATAGACGGAGACCAACTCCACAGGATTCTCAAATGGCACTTACCAATAGCCAGTCGTGTGGGCTTTTTTCTTGGGGGGTCTCCAGAAACTGAACTGTCCTCTACCTATTCAAAGAAAGGATTGAAAGAAATACATTAGCAGCAGTTAGAAACCCTTGAACATCGCTCCTACTCTATGGCACCCTACACACagcacctcactcctgccctgcagcaccctcTGCtatccctcggtcacaagggggcacccgctcaaactcagaggagggaaatttaatggtgacaccaggaagtatttcttcacagaaagggttgtagatcactggaacaaacttctggtgcaggtggtcaaggccaccagcgtgctcgactttaagaataaataggacatccacgtgggatccctatgggggtcgagctaaggatctgggtcattagcactcagacttgatgggatgggtcagaagagtgggcagacttgatgggctgtagcccttttctgccgtcatctttctatgtttctattaagacTATCACACCCAGCTCTGGCAATGCACCTCAGTTCCTACCCTGCAGTATCCTCTGCTACTCCAGTATTGAgaccctccttcccccctccacacGCACACCTTTCCAGAcgcacctcactcctgccccacATTTTTACTTATGTGCCTTCTCAAAGTTTCATTTTGACCCCTCACCGATCTGCGTGTCTTCTTC
This region includes:
- the USP5 gene encoding ubiquitin carboxyl-terminal hydrolase 5 isoform X3 — protein: MDSKEPADTQEESDGGLYICMNTFLGFGKQYVEKHFQKTGQRVYLHLKKTRRSVEDSSVSGDPPRKKPTRLAIGVEGGFDVTEEKFEYDEEVKLVILPEHLQIPRDGLPELPDLVRDRVTGAITAILAADSASRKQEVQAWDGEVRQVSKHAFSLKQLDSATRVPPCGWKCSRCELKENLWLNLTDGAILCGRRYFDGSGGNNHAVQHYKETGYPLAVKLGTITPDGADVYSYDEDDMVLDPKLAEHLSHFGIDMMKMQKTDKTMTELEIDMNQRIGEWELIQESAVQLKPLFGPGYTGMCNLGNSCYLNSVMQILFSIPDFQRKYMEKIDGIFGKAPSDPTQDFNVQVAKLGNGLLSGEYSTPPPSSSNGEQSLQQKGQQDGIAPRMFKALIGKGHPEFSTNRQQDAQEFFLHFINMVERNCRSSSNPSQVFRFLVEEKIKCLATEKVKYTQRVDYILQLPVPMDAALNKEDLLEYELQKQQAEEEKLPLPELVRAQIPFTACLEAFSAPEQVEDFWSTALQAKSLAVKTTRFASFPDYLVIQIKKFTFGLDWVPKKLDVSIEMPDELDIGQLRAKGLQPGEEELPDIAPPPLLTPDEPKGSLGFYGNDEDDSFCSPHLSSPTSPILDEAVIIQLVEMGFPMEACRKAVYFTGNSGVEAAMNWVMSHMDDPDFGSPLVLPGSSGPGSTTTSADPPSEDGIATIVSMGFSREQALKALKVTANSLERAVDWIFSHIDDLDAEAAMDISEGGRSAADSVSESVPVGPKVRDGPGKYHLFAFISHMGTSTMCGHYVCHIKKAGRWVIYNDQKVCASEKPPKDLGYIYFYQRVDS
- the USP5 gene encoding ubiquitin carboxyl-terminal hydrolase 5 isoform X2, encoding MAELSEALLSVLSTIRVPKAGDRVHKDECAFSFHTPESDGGLYICMNTFLGFGKQYVEKHFQKTGQRVYLHLKKTRRSVEDSSVSGDPPRKKPTRLAIGVEGGFDVTEEKFEYDEEVKLVILPEHLQIPRDGLPELPDLVRDRVTGAITAILAADSASRKQEVQAWDGEVRQVSKHAFSLKQLDSATRVPPCGWKCSRCELKENLWLNLTDGAILCGRRYFDGSGGNNHAVQHYKETGYPLAVKLGTITPDGADVYSYDEDDMVLDPKLAEHLSHFGIDMMKMQKTDKTMTELEIDMNQRIGEWELIQESAVQLKPLFGPGYTGMCNLGNSCYLNSVMQILFSIPDFQRKYMEKIDGIFGKAPSDPTQDFNVQVAKLGNGLLSGEYSTPPPSSSNGEQSLQQKGQQDGIAPRMFKALIGKGHPEFSTNRQQDAQEFFLHFINMVERNCRSSSNPSQVFRFLVEEKIKCLATEKVKYTQRVDYILQLPVPMDAALNKEDLLEYELQKQQAEEEKLPLPELVRAQIPFTACLEAFSAPEQVEDFWSTALQAKSLAVKTTRFASFPDYLVIQIKKFTFGLDWVPKKLDVSIEMPDELDIGQLRAKGLQPGEEELPDIAPPPLLTPDEPKAPILDEAVIIQLVEMGFPMEACRKAVYFTGNSGVEAAMNWVMSHMDDPDFGSPLVLPGSSGPGSTTTSADPPSEDGIATIVSMGFSREQALKALKVTANSLERAVDWIFSHIDDLDAEAAMDISEGGRSAADSVSESVPVGPKVRDGPGKYHLFAFISHMGTSTMCGHYVCHIKKAGRWVIYNDQKVCASEKPPKDLGYIYFYQRVDS
- the USP5 gene encoding ubiquitin carboxyl-terminal hydrolase 5 isoform X1; this translates as MAELSEALLSVLSTIRVPKAGDRVHKDECAFSFHTPESDGGLYICMNTFLGFGKQYVEKHFQKTGQRVYLHLKKTRRSVEDSSVSGDPPRKKPTRLAIGVEGGFDVTEEKFEYDEEVKLVILPEHLQIPRDGLPELPDLVRDRVTGAITAILAADSASRKQEVQAWDGEVRQVSKHAFSLKQLDSATRVPPCGWKCSRCELKENLWLNLTDGAILCGRRYFDGSGGNNHAVQHYKETGYPLAVKLGTITPDGADVYSYDEDDMVLDPKLAEHLSHFGIDMMKMQKTDKTMTELEIDMNQRIGEWELIQESAVQLKPLFGPGYTGMCNLGNSCYLNSVMQILFSIPDFQRKYMEKIDGIFGKAPSDPTQDFNVQVAKLGNGLLSGEYSTPPPSSSNGEQSLQQKGQQDGIAPRMFKALIGKGHPEFSTNRQQDAQEFFLHFINMVERNCRSSSNPSQVFRFLVEEKIKCLATEKVKYTQRVDYILQLPVPMDAALNKEDLLEYELQKQQAEEEKLPLPELVRAQIPFTACLEAFSAPEQVEDFWSTALQAKSLAVKTTRFASFPDYLVIQIKKFTFGLDWVPKKLDVSIEMPDELDIGQLRAKGLQPGEEELPDIAPPPLLTPDEPKGSLGFYGNDEDDSFCSPHLSSPTSPILDEAVIIQLVEMGFPMEACRKAVYFTGNSGVEAAMNWVMSHMDDPDFGSPLVLPGSSGPGSTTTSADPPSEDGIATIVSMGFSREQALKALKVTANSLERAVDWIFSHIDDLDAEAAMDISEGGRSAADSVSESVPVGPKVRDGPGKYHLFAFISHMGTSTMCGHYVCHIKKAGRWVIYNDQKVCASEKPPKDLGYIYFYQRVDS